One stretch of Bosea vaviloviae DNA includes these proteins:
- a CDS encoding glutathione S-transferase family protein: MTLTIYGCYRSRATRNVWLANELGLAFVHVPVIQAYRLPDPSAPDAPLHTRSPDFLKVNPNGHIPSIDDDGFKLHESLAINFYLARKHGGPLAPADAQEEGLAVMWSLWAATECETHALNIQYHMAAYPPEKRKPELAEAALAALPAPFAVLDGVLAQGGGFVMGGRFTVADINVAEIIRYARPATALFEAAPHVKAWLEACHARPAFKAMWQARDAEAA; this comes from the coding sequence ATGACCCTGACCATCTATGGCTGCTACCGCTCGCGCGCCACGCGCAATGTCTGGCTCGCCAACGAACTCGGCCTCGCCTTCGTCCATGTGCCGGTGATCCAGGCCTACCGGCTGCCTGACCCGTCGGCACCGGATGCGCCGCTGCACACGCGCAGTCCGGATTTCTTGAAGGTCAATCCCAACGGCCATATTCCGAGCATCGACGATGACGGCTTCAAGCTGCATGAATCGCTCGCGATCAATTTCTATCTCGCCCGCAAGCATGGCGGCCCGCTGGCACCCGCCGATGCCCAGGAAGAGGGCCTGGCCGTGATGTGGTCGCTCTGGGCCGCCACCGAATGCGAGACCCATGCGCTGAACATCCAGTATCACATGGCCGCCTATCCGCCCGAGAAGCGCAAGCCCGAGCTGGCTGAGGCGGCGCTCGCCGCCCTCCCCGCCCCCTTCGCGGTCCTCGACGGCGTTCTGGCGCAGGGTGGCGGCTTCGTCATGGGCGGGCGCTTCACCGTCGCCGACATCAACGTCGCTGAGATCATCCGCTACGCCAGGCCGGCCACCGCGCTGTTCGAGGCTGCGCCGCACGTCAAGGCCTGGCTCGAGGCCTGCCATGCCCGTCCCGCCTTCAAGGCGATGTGGCAGGCGCGCGACGCCGAAGCCGCCTGA
- the mgtE gene encoding magnesium transporter produces MNDIVAHDRGAAAPDLLAKTDLLAKTLTCTLAQEHIADIVETLNDQDTATIAEVLVALPFERAVEVLDQPELFDAPAALTLLSDERAAAFLSAMSADRVADIVRVLDAPVRERLTARVDQETRTALTRLLSYPEHSAGSIMTTEFVSVPANWTVAQTLDHIRHVERSRETVYATYVLEPVTGALICAVPLRRLISSDSDAVVTSVVPAHKPISVTPATDREDVARLISKYNLLAVPVVDSANRVIGIVTVDDVIDAMIEETTEDVQKLGGMEALDEPYNEIGFARMIRKRAGWLSILLLGEMLTASAMQYFQDELEKAIVLTLFIPLIMSSGGNSGSQATSLIIRALALREISLKDWWRVALRELPTGLTLGAILGAIGVARIVLWQKLGIYNYGEHWALIAATVGGALVGIVTFGSLMGSMLPFVLKRLGFDPASASAPFVATLVDVTGLVIYFGVAAVILSGTLL; encoded by the coding sequence ATGAATGATATCGTCGCGCATGACAGGGGCGCCGCAGCACCCGATTTGCTCGCCAAGACGGATTTGCTTGCGAAGACCCTGACCTGCACATTGGCGCAGGAACACATCGCCGATATCGTCGAGACGCTGAACGATCAGGACACGGCGACCATCGCCGAGGTCCTCGTCGCTCTGCCGTTCGAACGCGCCGTCGAGGTCCTGGACCAGCCCGAATTGTTCGACGCGCCCGCCGCGCTCACGCTCCTCAGCGATGAGCGCGCGGCGGCCTTCCTCTCCGCCATGTCGGCCGACCGCGTCGCCGACATCGTCCGCGTGCTCGACGCCCCCGTGCGCGAGCGCCTCACCGCGCGGGTCGACCAGGAGACGCGCACGGCCCTGACGCGGCTGCTCTCCTATCCCGAGCACAGCGCGGGTTCGATCATGACGACCGAGTTCGTCAGCGTGCCGGCAAACTGGACCGTGGCGCAGACGCTCGACCATATCCGCCATGTCGAGCGCTCGCGCGAGACGGTCTACGCGACCTATGTGCTCGAGCCAGTGACGGGCGCGCTCATTTGCGCGGTGCCGCTGCGCCGGCTGATCAGCAGCGATTCCGATGCCGTGGTCACCTCTGTCGTGCCGGCGCACAAGCCGATCAGCGTCACGCCGGCGACGGATCGCGAGGACGTCGCCCGGCTGATCTCGAAATACAATCTGCTCGCCGTGCCCGTCGTCGATTCCGCCAATCGCGTCATCGGCATCGTCACCGTCGACGACGTCATCGACGCGATGATCGAGGAGACGACGGAGGATGTGCAGAAGCTCGGCGGCATGGAAGCGCTGGACGAGCCCTATAACGAGATCGGCTTCGCACGGATGATCCGCAAGCGCGCCGGCTGGCTCTCGATTCTGCTGCTCGGCGAGATGCTGACGGCCTCGGCCATGCAGTATTTTCAGGATGAGCTGGAAAAGGCGATCGTGCTGACGCTGTTCATCCCGCTGATCATGAGCTCGGGCGGCAATTCGGGCTCGCAGGCGACCTCGCTGATCATCCGGGCGCTCGCTTTGCGCGAGATCAGCCTGAAGGATTGGTGGCGGGTCGCACTGCGCGAATTGCCGACTGGGTTGACGCTGGGCGCCATCCTCGGCGCCATCGGCGTCGCGCGCATCGTGCTTTGGCAGAAACTCGGCATCTACAATTACGGCGAGCACTGGGCCCTGATCGCGGCAACCGTGGGCGGCGCGCTCGTCGGCATCGTCACCTTCGGCTCGCTGATGGGCTCGATGCTGCCCTTCGTCCTGAAGCGGCTGGGCTTCGACCCGGCCAGCGCCTCAGCGCCTTTCGTCGCGACCCTCGTCGATGTCACCGGTCTGGTGATCTATTTCGGCGTGGCGGCGGTGATCCTGAGCGGGACGTTGCTGTAG
- a CDS encoding M23 family metallopeptidase, which produces MNFLYDDSAEPLADPFAAPAGLPVSEHRSVNWRWLSACALIGLLGAALMGSSLYVSEGDHVTAQRPEKATPTHNDEAATGKTAHKGDSLAQHSFAISTTQHFRAPLTEVAAGREITKVHAFAHVSVALSPLPIANLDIPDFDPARLLAGSTREAPPQDATDPADADVSVTRRDLAGLVIDPDAPGLSDAAIDEQIAEMARLSAGSPQLPPDYSNQRILSRTLRMVGESASAEADAEDTGRFGSLDVRIIPENVTDVSAGADSRERFGDVDISLERGQTLAAALASNGASSERVAAILAALGKRARGDLPDGQHLRVTIGPEAGDRTIQRVTLFDESGPQQVVALDDQGRFVTVALPARGHDGTEGKADQDDEEDDGNNATLYQSAYASALKSDVPREVIDDFIRAFAAGLDLKQHAGSGDRLELVFTDDQPTPANHRELLYAALSTGGETQQIYRYVSSETGELDYLDDDGVSLKKLLLRKPVQEGRISSPFGMRYHPILHYSRLHNGVDWAAPRGTPIMAAGDGRVTAAGVHSGYGNRVELEHANGYASAYNHMASIAGRIKPGASVHMGEIIGYVGTTGLSTGPHVHYEVTTNGHFVDPMKVKLPSSRALQGAALAEFKEHKKQIDDLRHHVDATVAVAPGGHPT; this is translated from the coding sequence TTGAACTTCCTCTACGACGACAGCGCCGAGCCTCTTGCCGATCCATTCGCCGCCCCGGCTGGGTTGCCGGTTTCCGAGCACCGCTCGGTCAATTGGCGCTGGCTCTCGGCTTGCGCCTTGATCGGCCTGCTCGGTGCCGCCCTGATGGGCTCATCGCTTTATGTCTCCGAGGGCGACCACGTCACGGCGCAGCGGCCGGAGAAGGCCACACCCACGCATAACGACGAAGCCGCAACCGGCAAGACGGCCCACAAGGGCGACAGCCTGGCCCAGCACAGCTTCGCGATCAGCACGACGCAGCATTTCCGCGCACCGTTGACGGAAGTCGCGGCCGGGCGCGAGATCACCAAGGTGCATGCCTTCGCGCATGTCTCCGTCGCCCTGTCGCCGCTTCCCATTGCCAATCTCGACATCCCGGATTTCGATCCCGCCCGGTTGCTCGCCGGCTCGACGCGTGAGGCGCCGCCCCAGGACGCGACCGACCCCGCCGACGCGGATGTCTCCGTCACGCGCCGGGATCTCGCGGGGCTCGTCATCGACCCGGATGCTCCCGGCCTGTCCGACGCCGCGATCGACGAACAGATCGCCGAGATGGCCCGGCTCTCGGCCGGTTCGCCGCAATTGCCGCCCGATTATTCGAATCAGCGCATCCTGTCGCGGACGCTGCGCATGGTCGGCGAATCGGCCAGCGCCGAGGCCGATGCGGAGGACACCGGCCGTTTCGGCTCGCTCGATGTCCGGATCATTCCCGAGAACGTCACCGACGTTTCGGCGGGCGCCGACAGCCGCGAGCGCTTCGGCGATGTCGATATCTCGCTCGAGCGCGGGCAGACGCTCGCCGCGGCGCTCGCCTCGAACGGGGCCTCCAGCGAGCGCGTCGCCGCGATCCTCGCCGCGCTCGGCAAACGGGCCAGGGGTGATCTGCCCGATGGCCAGCATCTGCGCGTCACGATCGGCCCCGAGGCCGGCGACCGCACGATCCAGCGCGTCACCCTGTTCGACGAGAGCGGCCCGCAGCAGGTCGTAGCCCTGGACGATCAAGGCCGCTTCGTCACCGTCGCCCTGCCCGCGCGCGGCCATGACGGCACTGAGGGCAAGGCGGATCAGGATGACGAGGAGGATGACGGCAACAACGCCACGCTCTACCAGAGCGCCTATGCCAGCGCCTTGAAGAGCGATGTGCCGCGCGAGGTCATCGACGATTTCATCCGCGCCTTCGCTGCCGGCCTCGACCTCAAGCAGCATGCCGGCAGCGGAGACCGGCTGGAGCTGGTCTTCACCGACGACCAGCCCACACCGGCAAACCATCGCGAACTGCTTTATGCGGCGCTGTCCACCGGCGGCGAAACGCAGCAGATCTACCGCTATGTCTCATCGGAAACGGGCGAGCTCGACTATCTCGACGATGACGGCGTCTCGCTCAAGAAACTGCTGCTGCGAAAGCCGGTGCAGGAGGGGCGGATCAGCTCGCCCTTCGGCATGCGCTACCACCCGATCCTGCACTATTCCCGGCTGCATAACGGCGTCGACTGGGCCGCCCCGCGCGGCACGCCGATCATGGCAGCAGGCGACGGCAGGGTGACGGCCGCCGGGGTTCACTCCGGCTACGGCAACCGGGTCGAGCTCGAGCACGCCAATGGCTATGCCAGCGCCTACAACCACATGGCCAGCATCGCCGGTCGGATCAAGCCGGGCGCCTCCGTCCATATGGGCGAGATCATCGGTTATGTCGGGACGACGGGCCTCTCGACCGGCCCGCATGTCCATTACGAGGTCACCACGAACGGGCACTTCGTCGATCCCATGAAGGTGAAGCTGCCCAGCAGCCGCGCCCTTCAGGGCGCGGCGCTGGCCGAGTTCAAGGAGCACAAGAAGCAGATCGACGACTTGCGCCACCATGTCGACGCGACCGTGGCGGTGGCGCCGGGCGGGCATCCGACTTGA
- a CDS encoding ATP-binding protein: MSEAGQDWARLGAAAAQDAGLVSFANGGAVLLWDAETGRPGFVNAGARALLGADGLSANLPAPTRQRLALLAGGLAPRDGIRLERLRLTSGFSATMITCGCRLLTGPDGGEVLAIAVPANEMRRLGVAVPATESTHQTQDLPAAESAVAIATPASAPAPVPAAPRRALLRFLWNSDAAGRLTSVSPDFAELAGPQAAAALPGRNWEQIIGHDLIDRDGGLAQRLASDTTWSGHHVLWRTELPQEGARVELSGAPFLDAARQFAGFRGFGLARLTEREPFPDTAIADAPADEIEADAPEAANAPVEAEPIEAEQGPVVAAELPAAMEPVTVEAPAPLVAEAEAVEEIEAPAAEPAEAEFGSALEADEAALEGEDNEAAAEAPEPVPAAEDASLAPEDTLAPEDTRAPEAEAASPAVSEGPAPGGNIVPLRNGHLASVRPVLEPSKPNLSSAERNAFREIAKALGARIAGDDETSPRLPPVAPLRLKESGEQPLAPAAEPRGQDAALGRHLAELAPADLPAPKQVPTEAAVESGSETARQRQPNSHADVLDKLPIAVLVNRGDEALYANRTLLDLLDYADLDDLKAGGNVSRLIKEASRTDGGAMILIDRLNHLVSVNAVLSSVSWLGEAATLMAFRHADGGGEVKVLTPEEAEEAELAAEFAAEDEESAARVNALRLDVDARESRISELVAMLDTATDGVVTVDERGRVLSLNKTAEALFGYDQREVTGELFTLLFAAESHAPALDYLEGLKGGGVASVMNDGREVVGRVRQGGKIPLFMTMGQITEGSERRFCAVLRDITAWKKTEGELVEARKAAEKASAQKSDVLAKISHEIRTPLNAIIGFAEVMAEERFGPIGNDRYKEYLRDIHQSGGYVISLVNDLLDLAKIEAGKLDLDFVSVNLNEIALSTVALLQPEAQRGRVVLRSGLAPKLPPVVADQRSIRQIVINLLSNAVKFTDAGGQVIVSTALGDQGEAILRVRDTGIGMDDNELALALEPFRQVPTTRRKGGTGLGLPLTKALVEANRAAMSITSVKKEGTLVEITFPPQRVLAG; the protein is encoded by the coding sequence ATGAGCGAAGCCGGACAGGACTGGGCGCGACTAGGCGCTGCGGCGGCGCAGGACGCCGGGCTTGTGTCCTTCGCGAACGGCGGGGCCGTACTGCTATGGGATGCCGAGACCGGCCGGCCGGGTTTCGTCAATGCCGGCGCGCGGGCGCTGCTGGGCGCAGACGGCCTTTCCGCGAACCTGCCGGCGCCGACGCGGCAGAGGCTCGCTTTGCTGGCTGGAGGCCTTGCGCCGCGCGACGGCATCAGGCTCGAGCGGCTGCGGCTGACCTCGGGCTTCTCCGCGACCATGATCACCTGCGGCTGCCGGCTGCTGACGGGCCCCGATGGCGGCGAGGTGCTGGCGATCGCTGTCCCGGCCAACGAGATGCGCCGGCTCGGCGTCGCGGTGCCTGCGACCGAGAGCACGCACCAGACGCAAGACCTACCCGCTGCCGAATCGGCCGTGGCGATTGCCACGCCTGCGTCTGCGCCGGCTCCCGTGCCGGCCGCGCCGCGCCGCGCCCTGCTGCGCTTTCTCTGGAACAGCGATGCCGCAGGGCGCCTGACCAGCGTCTCTCCCGATTTCGCCGAGCTCGCCGGGCCCCAAGCCGCGGCGGCTCTGCCCGGGCGGAACTGGGAGCAGATCATCGGCCATGACCTGATCGACAGGGATGGCGGCCTAGCCCAGCGTCTCGCCAGCGACACGACCTGGAGCGGCCACCACGTGCTGTGGCGCACCGAGCTGCCGCAGGAGGGTGCGCGCGTCGAATTGTCGGGCGCGCCGTTCCTGGATGCGGCACGCCAGTTCGCCGGCTTCCGCGGCTTCGGCCTCGCGCGCCTGACGGAACGCGAGCCGTTTCCCGATACGGCGATCGCGGACGCACCCGCAGACGAGATCGAAGCGGACGCGCCCGAGGCCGCGAACGCTCCGGTTGAAGCCGAGCCAATTGAAGCCGAGCAAGGCCCCGTCGTCGCGGCGGAGCTCCCCGCGGCCATGGAGCCCGTGACGGTCGAGGCCCCTGCCCCGCTTGTCGCCGAGGCCGAGGCTGTCGAAGAGATCGAAGCGCCCGCCGCCGAGCCGGCGGAGGCCGAGTTCGGCTCCGCGCTGGAGGCAGACGAGGCGGCGCTTGAAGGCGAAGACAACGAGGCCGCGGCGGAGGCGCCCGAACCGGTTCCCGCAGCCGAGGACGCGAGCCTGGCTCCGGAAGACACCCTGGCTCCGGAAGACACCCGGGCTCCGGAAGCTGAAGCTGCCTCGCCAGCCGTATCCGAGGGTCCCGCCCCCGGCGGCAATATCGTGCCATTGCGCAACGGTCATCTCGCCAGCGTCCGGCCGGTGTTGGAGCCCTCAAAACCCAATCTCAGCTCGGCCGAGCGCAACGCCTTCCGCGAGATCGCCAAGGCGCTGGGCGCACGCATCGCCGGCGACGACGAGACCAGCCCGCGCCTGCCCCCCGTCGCGCCGTTGCGGCTGAAGGAGAGCGGCGAGCAGCCGCTCGCGCCTGCAGCCGAACCGCGGGGCCAGGACGCCGCCCTTGGCCGCCACCTGGCCGAACTGGCGCCAGCCGATCTGCCTGCCCCGAAGCAAGTGCCGACTGAGGCCGCAGTGGAGTCCGGCTCCGAGACCGCGCGGCAGCGGCAGCCCAACTCCCATGCCGACGTGCTCGACAAATTGCCGATCGCGGTTCTGGTCAATCGCGGCGACGAGGCGCTCTACGCCAACCGCACGCTGCTCGACCTGCTCGACTATGCCGATCTCGACGATCTCAAGGCCGGTGGCAATGTCAGCCGCCTGATCAAGGAGGCCTCGCGCACCGATGGCGGCGCGATGATCCTGATCGACCGGCTCAACCATCTCGTCAGCGTCAACGCCGTGCTCTCCAGCGTGTCCTGGCTGGGCGAAGCGGCGACGCTGATGGCCTTCCGCCACGCGGATGGCGGCGGCGAGGTCAAGGTGCTGACGCCGGAGGAGGCCGAGGAAGCCGAGCTTGCGGCGGAGTTCGCGGCCGAGGACGAGGAGAGTGCCGCCCGCGTCAACGCCTTGCGGCTCGATGTCGATGCGCGCGAATCCCGCATCAGCGAACTCGTCGCGATGCTCGACACAGCGACCGACGGCGTCGTCACGGTCGATGAGCGCGGCCGCGTGCTCTCGCTCAACAAGACCGCCGAGGCGCTGTTCGGCTACGACCAGCGCGAGGTCACCGGCGAATTGTTCACGCTGCTCTTCGCGGCCGAGAGCCATGCTCCGGCGCTCGACTATCTCGAAGGGCTGAAGGGCGGCGGCGTCGCCTCGGTGATGAATGACGGGCGCGAGGTCGTCGGCCGGGTGCGCCAGGGCGGCAAGATCCCGCTGTTCATGACCATGGGCCAGATCACGGAAGGCTCCGAGCGCCGCTTCTGCGCCGTGCTGCGCGACATCACCGCCTGGAAGAAGACCGAGGGCGAGCTGGTCGAGGCGCGCAAGGCGGCCGAGAAGGCGAGCGCCCAGAAATCCGACGTGCTCGCCAAGATCAGCCACGAGATCCGCACGCCGCTCAACGCCATCATCGGCTTCGCCGAGGTGATGGCGGAGGAGCGCTTCGGGCCGATCGGCAACGATCGCTACAAGGAATATCTGCGCGACATCCATCAGTCGGGCGGCTACGTCATCAGCCTGGTCAACGACCTGCTCGACCTCGCCAAGATCGAAGCCGGCAAGCTCGACCTCGACTTCGTCAGCGTCAATCTGAACGAGATCGCGCTCTCGACGGTCGCCCTGCTGCAGCCCGAGGCGCAGCGCGGCCGCGTGGTGCTGCGCTCGGGCCTCGCGCCGAAGCTGCCACCGGTCGTCGCCGACCAGCGCTCGATTCGCCAGATCGTGATCAACCTGCTCTCCAACGCGGTGAAGTTCACCGATGCCGGCGGCCAGGTCATCGTCTCGACGGCGCTCGGCGACCAGGGCGAAGCGATCCTGCGGGTGCGCGATACCGGCATCGGCATGGACGACAACGAGCTCGCGCTGGCGCTCGAACCCTTCCGCCAGGTGCCGACGACGCGCCGCAAGGGCGGCACCGGTCTGGGGCTGCCGCTGACCAAGGCGCTGGTCGAGGCCAACCGCGCGGCGATGAGCATCACCAGCGTCAAGAAGGAAGGCACGCTGGTCGAGATCACCTTCCCGCCGCAGCGGGTTCTCGCTGGGTAA
- a CDS encoding phasin: protein MNGKTPYEVPTEMREFAEKSVDQARKAFDGFIGAAQKAVDTAHGSAESARVNAQDVTRKAMSYAETNVAAAFDLAQKLVKSKDLTEVMQHQSEFMKSQMAALQTQLKEMGSAAQDVANKVAETAAKATKAK from the coding sequence ATGAACGGCAAGACACCTTACGAAGTGCCGACTGAAATGCGCGAATTCGCCGAGAAAAGCGTCGACCAGGCCCGCAAGGCTTTCGATGGTTTCATCGGCGCGGCGCAGAAGGCCGTGGATACTGCTCACGGTTCGGCCGAGTCAGCCCGCGTCAATGCGCAGGACGTGACCCGCAAGGCGATGAGCTATGCCGAGACCAATGTCGCGGCCGCCTTCGACCTCGCCCAGAAGCTGGTGAAGTCCAAGGACCTGACCGAGGTCATGCAGCACCAGTCCGAGTTCATGAAGTCGCAGATGGCCGCGCTCCAGACCCAGCTCAAGGAGATGGGCTCGGCGGCGCAGGATGTCGCGAACAAGGTTGCCGAAACGGCTGCCAAGGCGACGAAGGCCAAGTGA
- a CDS encoding phasin family protein, with amino-acid sequence MVKSAPTKSASTKTATPTKTTAPTTTTAKPPISLAPVTALPPIPDTPALVIGKPVEAKPVEVKPVDAKPVAAVAPATPLAAPKVEAPKEALKPVGSAPAIVLKPEAPKVEAPKVEAPKVAAPKAEAPKVEAPKPADSKVEAPKAETPKVAAPKVDAPKPSAPPAKAAEPAAKAAPSPALAIKSVSPPKLAAKVVKPAATRIPPAKMRIEKTRIEKAPAIKAAAKSTVKSTAKVVSPVAPPKAVVPAIVAPKVVAPEAAAPKIVEAVKPAVARSAEIVTFTGKTMLAPVAAPAPVTAPVPKPPEFATVTAATMVTQTLALARTFGALQARMLDYACAELKATLGAAETLARTDSAADAVALQTKAIRRGYEAYSAHLNDLAQIASTPLRRG; translated from the coding sequence ATGGTCAAATCCGCCCCGACCAAGTCTGCCTCGACAAAGACGGCTACCCCGACGAAAACGACTGCCCCGACAACGACGACTGCCAAACCGCCGATCAGCCTGGCGCCGGTGACGGCGTTGCCCCCTATCCCCGACACGCCGGCCCTCGTCATTGGCAAGCCGGTCGAGGCCAAGCCCGTCGAGGTCAAGCCCGTCGACGCCAAGCCGGTGGCAGCCGTCGCTCCGGCGACTCCGCTCGCCGCGCCAAAGGTCGAGGCGCCCAAGGAAGCGCTCAAGCCGGTGGGGAGCGCACCCGCCATCGTGCTGAAGCCGGAAGCTCCCAAGGTAGAGGCTCCCAAGGTCGAGGCTCCCAAGGTTGCCGCTCCCAAGGCGGAGGCTCCGAAGGTCGAGGCTCCCAAACCCGCTGACAGCAAGGTTGAAGCTCCCAAGGCCGAGACGCCCAAGGTTGCGGCTCCCAAGGTTGATGCTCCCAAGCCGAGCGCTCCGCCGGCGAAGGCCGCGGAGCCGGCCGCAAAGGCTGCGCCGAGCCCAGCTCTCGCGATCAAGTCGGTTTCCCCGCCGAAGCTCGCCGCGAAGGTGGTGAAGCCGGCTGCGACCCGCATCCCGCCCGCCAAGATGCGTATCGAGAAGACGCGTATCGAGAAGGCGCCCGCGATCAAGGCGGCGGCCAAGAGCACGGTGAAGAGCACGGCCAAGGTCGTGAGCCCGGTTGCGCCTCCCAAGGCCGTGGTCCCCGCGATCGTCGCCCCAAAGGTCGTCGCGCCCGAGGCTGCTGCCCCGAAGATCGTCGAGGCGGTGAAGCCCGCCGTCGCCAGGTCGGCCGAGATCGTGACGTTCACGGGCAAGACTATGCTCGCTCCCGTGGCCGCGCCCGCTCCCGTGACCGCGCCGGTTCCGAAGCCACCTGAATTCGCCACCGTCACTGCGGCGACCATGGTGACGCAGACACTGGCTCTGGCGCGCACCTTCGGGGCGCTGCAGGCCCGCATGCTGGATTATGCCTGCGCGGAGTTGAAGGCGACGCTGGGCGCGGCCGAGACGCTGGCGCGCACCGACAGCGCGGCCGACGCCGTAGCGCTTCAGACCAAGGCCATCCGCCGCGGCTATGAGGCCTATTCGGCCCATCTCAACGACCTCGCGCAGATTGCGAGCACACCCCTGCGCAGGGGTTGA